caaatatgaaaTTCCACATATAATTATCCAAAAATGTTAGTTTAGAATTAATACCCAATCCATCGTAATTCTAATCCTACCACTTATGCTTGTAttctctcgtccttgtaaagTTTGTATTCTCTATTCAATTAAAGTGTCAAAAGCTATAAAATTCTTTAAACTACACCATTTTGATAAGTCCTACCACTTATGCTCTATGTAAATCCGACACATGTCTTGCTCATTCACGTCGTACTTCTTCGAGTTGTTCTTGTGTAAAAGGCTTCTTGACGagtaacaatattttttaaaggctTCTCTGCACATATCATGGCTGCGACCAATGTAGTCCTCATGGTTTGTACCAAACCGTGGAGGGAAATTTCACTAATCATCATCTTTTCATTACCTTTGGGTGACAGTCAAGGTTTCTTTCTAAATTGGTCAAAAGTTAAGGTAGAATTTTCATTTGTCAGAAGTccagtctttttttttttttttccgcaATTTTCATTTGTCATCTTAATCATCGTTCTCATTTAAAggtagaatttaaaaaaaacaaaaacaaaatttttaatggtttttaaacttttgaaaattttaatcaatgaatttttaaaatattattttagtctataactttttaattattattgttaatttaagTATGACTAGACTGatgaaaatatctttttaacgacgtaaaaacaaaattgtaaaaGATCGAAAAAGTagtgtttttgaaatttatttttaaaatgatttgatttgatttggaaaGTTGAAAACAAGGATAGAATATAAAcctaaggaagaaaaaaacatattgaaaATGGGACACAAATTGTTTGATAGACTTGAAGTAGTTATTTAGCACATTGTCCAAATCCTCACACAAGATTCTAGTAAAAGGACAATTGAAAAGACATCATATTGTTCAACATAGTTGAGATTGGTATCATTTTTCACGTTATGGAATCATGGATTAGCCGAAGAACAAATAGTGGAAGAAGTACAACATCAGAAATGATCATTATTGTTGAGTTGCTTTTCGATTTAGGTCAAGGTATTACTGACAACAATTTCCTAATTTTGATGTAAATGGATATCAATAAATTTGGTATCGGATTTCGagttgagttatgaactctggaattaataattttgtgtttggaGCGAATTGTTTAGTCTCAATTTAAGAGAAGTcaatatttgagtttgaagGTTGTGTTtaagagtatatatatatatatatatatataataataattaagaaacaaaaaatcctATGTATTTGATAATTCtgtttttcgttttttgttttttaacaTGTTACGAAGAAATATATTAGagctcaaaaataaaaaatttaaagataaaaaagataTAAGTTAGAGCGACTGATACTACTCAACAATCTTCCTTCTTTTATAATGTGAGATTcaacatcgattagagagaagaacgagacattagaataataataataataataataaataaataaataaataaataaatgatgaatgtgaaattaaaagtttcaGTGACCTGTGTGACCAAAGTGTTTGGCGAGGGTAGCGTGGACCAAATTCCCATGATTTCCTTCCGAGAAATCAATTAAGGATTAGATTTTAGTCTATCTTAGTCGGTTAAATTCACCTATATTAATTCGGAGTGATTCTTGTATTGATTTATGACACTTGAGTAAAGAAGATGTGTATGAATGAAGTGAGACCACACCTGTATAAGGGTGATCATGAGGgtaggatgactaagaaagacttaaagaaataaacgttactacctataccaacaaggtgcaTCTTCTTTTTCGgtgactcaatcataaaagCTTCAAGGTTAAATGTGCTTTGattggagcaattctatgttcgGTAACctcctaaatttttttctagaaTATATACGAGCGAGGAGAAACCATGCGTGAAGAACTCATATTGATCTATgaggatagttttcactcttagaaacaTCTACAAGTAATGTGATCATGTTGTAAGGGAATGTCGGGGTCATCAGGTGTTAAATCCAAATTTCGAATTTTAATCTCACTTCTACACATGGGGAATGACTAATTTGATTGAATCGGTTCTATTGGccaatttgacttatttttGCTCGTTATTTGAACTAACTTAGATGATGAAGGGACTGACTTTGAAGgagatgaaattattttttgcttTAATGGTTGGATTGGATATGAGTTAGTACTAACTTCTAAAGGTGAATTGAGTTTGAAATGACCGAAATCTGATTGAAGTACGATTGTATGCTCAATTTTGAAGTTATGGTATGCAAATTTACTATGTTATGCCTATGATCTGTGATTTACGGTATGATATGAGATTATTGATCATGTTGCTATGTGGAGATGATTTAGGATTCATCAACTAACCCTTAATCGGTAGCTTGTCATGATTGATGAGAGTTTACATAGTATTGTTAGTAGCTGGAAATGATTGATGAGAGTCACACCCTTATGATGATTGTACAATGTGGAGACTAAGTGGGTCGTTAGttatcttttaataataagcTTGTCTCGCTAAATGAGGTTGGTATTTATACCGTTTATGATAGTTGACATACACGAGGGTCACTTCCTCTTTTATGATGATAACATTATGAAGCATATTGAGGAGCCACCAACTAATTTCTAATAAGAATTTGTCTAGATTAGCCGTGTTCATGTTATATGTGAACTATGAGTTGTAGCCATGATGACATCAGACCTTGAGTGCGAATGATCTATAGGTTAAATGCGATTATAGGGACTAATAAAAAGTTAACTAGATAGATGATCCCGAGATAATTTTAAGGAGATAGATGAGTTCTAAGGAGCGAATGTTGAGAACCAATGAGTCGAAAAGAGTTCAAATAAGACTGAACGGTGATAGGGCTAAAAGTTTAGCCggttccaaaaacaaaaccatgttatttttagatctttaaaacctaatttgaatttgaaaacatttatagtgaatatataacaaaaagacCGAtcttattaatgaaaaatagttttcataactttaatatttttaaagctcaaatttttttatggaacattgaaaaaataatcttGTCACTATCGGTTTAAATGATCTTTCTCaaaaaattttggtttaaatgATATGTTGTATCGATGTTCTACTCACTTAAGTGCTTAAGATATTAGTCCTCGATTGTATTTAGAGAtgaattgatttaaaatatgttatcTCTATATAACACTATAACACGAAGAAATCTCTTCGGCTAGTTAAGATACTAATATTCTTATGTATTCTCGATAACTTGCAAATCCTTGATgaagtataaatttttttaatatagtctTAGTTCTCTCGAtcttagaaatattttaatcgtGCATTTAAGTTCGATTATAAATCAGATCTCTCTCTCAagcataaaattcaaatacatCCTTCTTAACCACTCTAACGTTTTCCTTGtccaatttaataaaaaaaaaaatgtgaaacaTTATATTGGACAAGCGTGAGAATGgaaaaatttcttatttatttttacagcGGTAGAGACCGAGATTTGGGATCATCTTATCTCTCAgaaattttctccatttttatatttaatttttttttaaaatattattttctaagatttttttttaccgataattcacatttttaatataatttatgaatgaaaataattaaagattcaaataattcaatcatatttcataaacttaaaaaacaatctttcaaaaaaactcaaattgcgtacaaagatatatatatatatatatacactcatatatacaaaaagtGAGCAAATCGAGGCGGACGGGTAGAGATTTGGTAGGATTAGAGACGGGGTAAGGGCGGTGATATAATCTCAGTTAACCTACCACATTTAGCTAACGGTAGAAAAAATCTATCTCTATTCCCTCTCCCATTCTCCATTTAAACTCGTCCTAAAATGATTATCTTTGTGAACTATCCACTTTATCTCCAACAATCTTCCTCTCCAACAAGCACAAACCCAAcgttttatgttaaaaaaaaaaatgcaagagTGTCGTGACACTATAAGGTAGCATTGTACTGCagttaaaaaattttgaaaattgaaaaatatttgtagtTCTAATAGCATTACTTTACTTGAGAGTTGTTTGGTTGaaggttttgtttatgataCCGGTTCAAATAATATACGatataaaccctaaaaaattattttcaaccattttattatattgtttaattttaaataattaactattgttaaaataaatttgagtaaatattaataatcatGCGATATATCCAaattttacataaataaataatatatttttttaattctatttaattttcattaacgagtatattataaataatgtatttaagagtagttaatattaataattaacaaataaaaaataaataaaaaagagaaatgataataaaaatatttttaacctcCACTCACTAGTAAATCTcgtgagtaattttttttcttcaaaaaatgGAATGGGNaaaaaaaaaaaaaaaaaaaaaaaaaaaaaaaaaaaaaaaaaaaaaaaaaaaaaaaaaaaaaaaaaaaagagagatatttttatttgcataATCCACGTGGGTGGGACCAAGTGGGAGTGGGTCCCAGGAAAAAGACACAAGATTgagaaaatgtaaaaatgtCGGGTAGCATAAGCACGTGAAGTGGAGGGCCTCACCACATCCTCTTCACGTGAACTTCCTTACTCCTATTGGTCCACTTCACACCCCATGACAGCAACTCTCCTATCTCATTTTATCTACcaactatattatttatatttatatatttatatttatatttatattgcaCTTTCAACCATATAATTAATATCTCTCAATTCCATTATCCTAAGTTTGTATTAACATTatggaaacaaaacaaaatagattGACCTAATCGACCAACGACTGTTATGATCGTTGAAACGAAAAAGAGATTTATAGatacttttttaaagtttagaaactaaatagaTACATACCTTAAATTAAGTCTTAATAAAAGAGGATTTTCATAGAATTTCACGTTTAGAGATGTTCTTCAATGTAGGACTAAATAGATGTaactaaaattgaaagagaTTGATTAGTAACTTGACATAAATTTAAAGTAGAATTATTCAAggattgatatttttaatctatatcATCACTTACGTGTAACAGCCAAAGTCCAccgctactagatattgttttctttgtgcTTTCTCTCTAGAGGTCACTCCTACGATGGTTTCTAATGATATATCCCTAAATTATGAGTTGCATGAGTTTGCATTCCCCGTGAGTATGTCTCACAATACTCgagtcatgtgctacttctTTTTCACGTAAAAGGCAAGATATTCCTGTGcagctgacgacgacatcatAGTTCGAGACCATGACGCATGCATATGGTAATTGTACTTGTTTTCTTAGACTTAAggcttaagttagaatagagactttttaattttaacgttatttattttatatagtttttcgttttttcatttaaaagatgtttttgaaccgtaagtccatgacagtgttttaagacgaagtttatgtttatgatgaaatttttaatgtttaactCCGCATATTAGTGTATAGATGAAGATGACGATAGCAACTCTAGATAAGTGACTTGAAACGATTCTATAAAGCTTGTAAGTAAGAACGAAGAAGCACTTCATGTAATGGcagttattttataaaataatcgAATCTCGTGATTTTTGGTAAGGCGCTGACCTATGATGACATGCATAGTATCACAGTCATGTTTGTCCAAGCCGTGTTGCCATGGCTGCATGACAGATGTCCCGGTCTTATTTATCCAAGACATGTTGTCCATGGTTGCATGCCCATTCCaaaaccccttttacatgtTCTCATCCTAGATAGGTTTTTACCATTTCATGTTGGGTCAATACGAGGGTGtgaccgttcaccaaaacCATGTCTACACCCGCCATGGATAAAATgtcccaaaatgtactatagaggtatatgactagttgtcacttCTTCATGCCTTgatttatatgttatttaagtcgtggtatttcttaattttcttatagTCATATAACGttgtttcttcaattcttcaaacTGCTTTCAAACGTATTTCTTCGTGCACGTTTTCTAAACATTTTCTCGCAACGTGACTCGAGACCCGAACATACGCCGACATTGTCCGCGACATCCAAGTTTCTCACGGCTGACTTGTTCACttggttagaacaagtgtcgcacaatcgctatCCCGCTATTACAAGAGTGCATTGTGACACATAGCACACGGTAGGAAACCATGCAACCTCTCAACATGAGGAGAATCCCTTAAGTTAAATAAGTAACGTTGTCATATTGTAGGGAATGCAAAAGAATGTTGTGGCTGTCAAATGtcaacttcaaatttaaaattttcgtcCAAATTTTGACCGTTGAGGATTATAGAGATGATTGTCGAGATTTTTGATGAGCAAGATTTTTTGTGCCCAAAAAGTAATGAAAGCTCTAGTGCATAGTCCAACAAAATTAGGTGGAAAGAGGGAGATTCCTCTACaaaggttttttttgttagtcccaaaaaagaagaacattATCACTACAAATTTAACTATGTATATATAGGCATAGCAATACTTGCATAAATGGGTAAGAATTGATCTTGATCGAAAAAATTGATTTGTGACACCTGAGTACATGAGGAGTACGTAAATGAACCGAGATCACATCTGAATGAAGGCGATTCGAAGAATAGAACtaagaaagatttaaaataatttaaagttactATCACTACATATCTTTTTCGGTGACTCAAacataaaaactatataattggTATATCAATTAAACTTCTTATCATAGATATATTGATTAAACTTCTTAATCGATATATGGATCATCAAGCTcgtaaaattaagaatatatttgaatatcaaGACATGACTCATGTTTAAACAAACAAGAAGgtgtataaataaaaacataatttggaagaacaaaataatacaagatttcaaaaaaaaaaaaattaaatttaaatactcTCATAAATAATCCTCAAGAAGAGTGTCTATTGGAATTTCATATCCAAAAATCATGGAATAATCATCCAGttcattatcatcatcatcagaGCTCAACTTTGGCATGCTCAAGCTCTTTGCTATCTCTGAATCATGGCCTTTTGTTAGCACCTCCAATACCTACGTCAAAATTATTCAACGGATTAAGATATATGTCATTAGTTAAAAGATCAACGACTCGACACTTCAATCGGAAAACATCCAACATTGTTGGAGCATACCTCGTTCATCGACGGGCGCTCGACCGACGACTGTCGAACGCAGCAAGAAGCAGCCAACACGACTCGCTGCAACTCTTTTGCGTCGTAGCATTTGAGCCTTGGGTCAGCCAGCTGCCCGATCTCGCCCGACTCCATCAATGGCTTTGCCTGTTCGAGTAGTCCAAATTAAACCACAATCTCCTTCGTTCTGTTTTATAAATAGTGAAGAGATGAAGATGGGGATTGTTATTACCCACAAGAGAAGGCTCTGCTTGGATGAGTCCACAGGCCTTCTGCCAGTGACAATCTCCAAAAGAAGAACTCCAAAGGCAAAAACGTCAGTTTTCTCATCCACAAAGCCATGCATGAAATATTCTGGCGCTAAGTACCCAAATGTGCCCTCTATTGGTACCACTGCATGGTGTGTCCACTTGTTTGGAAGCCATTTTGCTAGCCCAAAGTCTGTTATCTGCCTCACACACCAACAAAACAACACATATCAATAATGAGTTTACTAAGAACAAATGAGTTTGTGCATCAAAATTCATGCATGTCTACCTGAGGTTCATAATCAGGGCCAAGAAGGACATTAGAAGCTTTGATGTCTCTGTGGATTATGCGATGTTTGCAACATTCATGGAGATAATGCAAACCCCTTGCAACTCCCACAGCAATCTTGTATCTCACTGACCATTCCAATGTTTTGCTTGTTTTCCCtgtcaattttatatataaattctttttgaTGTTATATTCCAACATTTAGTGATATGAGAAGATTTAATGTCTTNgttttttttttttttttttttgtgtgagatcccacatcggttcgGAAGGAGAACGACACACGCTTactaagggtgtggaaacctcttcttagcaaatgcgttttcaaaactttgaatAGAAGCAAGAAGCCCGgaagaaaaagtttaaagaggacaatatgtgctaatggtgggcttgggttgtttacaaatagtattagagcaaGACACCGGGTGaggtgccagcgaggaggttgagccctgaagaggggtggacaagaggcggtgtgccaacaaggatgttgggccccgaaggagggtggattgggggtctcatatcgattggagaagggaatgagtgctagcgaggacgttagcCTCCAAAgagaagtggattgtgagatcccatattggttggggaggagaacgaaacaccctttataagagtgtggaaacctctctctagtaaactcgttttaaaaatattgaggggaagcctagaagggaaagtccaaagaggacaatatctgctagtggtgggcttgggctattacaaatggtataagagctagacaccaggcgaGGTGCCAACGAGcaggttgagccccgaaggaggtggatacgaggtggtgtgccaacaaggacgctggcctcgaaggggggtgatTGGGAGgtctcacattgattagagaagggaatgagtacCAACAAGAAACGCtagaccccgaagggggtggattacgAGATCccaagatctcacatcagttggtgaggagaatgaaacaccctttacagggatgtggaaaccttttcctagcaaactcgttttaaaaactttaaggagaagctcgaaaaaGACAATATGTCTGCTAACGGTAGAGTCtatcattttttctaaatgaAAACCTATTCGCTTTTTGATCAAATCAATCTAACATGCATCAAAATTTGACAATTTGTTTAATATAACAAGACAACTACGAAGATTTGAGTGCATATCGATTAGTAAGTAAACGTTAATTACCATGTAATGCAGAAGAAAGGTTTCCATTTTGGGAGAAGTTGAAGATGAGATAAAGGCCATTTTCAATGCAACAGCCAACCAAGGAAGCAGTGTTTGGATGAAAGACATGCCCAATTATTCCAAGTTCCATAAgaaactctctctctttgttaccATCTTTGTTGTTCTTTGTCAGTCTCTTCACCGCAATCATCTTCCCATCAGATAGCTCTCCTTTGTAAACTTCCGAATACCCACCTCGCCCCACCATGTTCTCTGAGATATCAAACcccaaacaaaaccaaatcaatcaaaacaaaaatctcataaacaaaaaacagagctTCTGAACACAAACCTGGGTGGAAGTTATTAGTAGcattcaaaatcatttcataGCTGAAACATCTCAACAAAGGCTGAGCCGATCGCTTCTCAGCAAAGCTACAATTTCTCTTCCGAAATGGCGATCCAATGAACGATGATATCAGTTTACACGGTGACAGTCGCTGCCGCCGGTCGCCGGATTGGGATTTCAAAGGGGAACTTAGTGGTGGTGGAGACCCAATTGTGCTGCAGTCTCCGGACGTGGAGGAGTCGTCCTCCGTCGTCGAGTTGGAAATGGAATCGCCGGAGGCTTCCACCTCATCGTCggctctgtttctctctgttttttgagCTCTGAAAACTTCCCCTGCGTTTGCAAATGATTAAGCTCAACCAGCTAAGAACATGATtatcaaacttaaattttgattaaaaaaaaaatcccatttCATTTTACCTTTGGATTGAAGAGAATGCTCGAGTTCTTGCTTTCCCAAGAACACCAGAGTACATTTCTCAGGAGCATTCTCAAAACAGTACCTTGTAATGCTGAgagttcaaattattaaatttccattataaacaaaatatcttGTAGAATTTGAGCTTCTTCCCTACCTGTTTGATCTGTTTCTCGCACcacgaagaacaagaaagtCAGCTGAAATTGAGTTCATTTCTTCAATCAAACCTCGTCCAATGCTCGAGTTAAAACCAACCCGCGCTTCCAAATTTACCTAGAAATAATGGGTAGGTTTATATTTAAGGTAGGGCTTCCAAATTTACCTAGAAATAATGGGTAGGTTTATatttaaagtagacaatatcgtaACAAGAGCATCGTTATAGTATAGTCAATTCACCTGTTTGGATTGGCTAATGCTAGCGAACTCTCCGAGAATCGATATGACGTAGGCTTTGGCTCGACGAAGTTGGGATTGAATTTTCATTGTCATGGAGGTCGATCCACGCTTCTTCGTATCATCAATGACTGTGATTCAATTGAAAGAAAACATGTCAAAAGGTTAGTTGGTTGTTGAAGTGAAGGTGGGGGTGAAGAAAATGATAGTAACCAAGAACATGAGTAGCAACAATGCAGTCATGTTGATGAGCAAGAACTGTGATGGCCCAAGAAAGAAGCTCCTTGCTCTGGTCGACGTCGTTGGAAGGGATCCCGACGAGTATGTTAAGAGGCGAGGAGAAGCCCATGTGGTTGTAATATGGGATTGGGAGTGCAAATGTAAGAGAAGTTGTGTTATGTTGTTTGTATATGTATGAAGGGTAAAGGAGCAATATGGGGAGATGCAAGAAAATGATTAAGTTTTAGTTGAAGTGTGAGGCCACCTTAGGCATAGCTTTGATTCCAATATTCTTGTTTAGGAAGCATAAATCaaaaccctctctctctttttgaaACTCAAAGGGCATTGAAGTGTTGTGGTTGGGTGCTTTGAGGAAGAAGCAAAGGAGGAAGAGAAATGATGCATTTTATGATTTGTCTTGCCATCAAAGCCAAATAACACTTCTTGTTCACCCTATTATTACAAACATAAGCCTTCAGAATGCAcctttctttcactttttaaTTGGTCccatttgatatttatatacaAAGATATGATTGGAGCAAGGGCAGGGTCGGGGGGTCGGAGTTGAAAACAGAGAATGTATTGTCCCTAACTTTTAACTAACAGGGAGAAATCTCTTCATGCTCCCTCCTCTATTCCTCGTCTCTTTTGATATGAGTTATTGCGAGTTAAATAGACATCTTTAGGTTTGAATCAATTGTCTTTAGGTGGTAGGCGAAGGTAGAAGTATACATTGAACTCGACAACTCGAACCAACCCAACagggttgggttggaaatatttaaaattgccTGACAGAATTGAAACGGTTTGAGGATGAAGCttgaaattgaaagaagaaaccCTAAACCCCAATGGAGAATGCCATGGCGTGGTGGGCGTGGCtgccaataaaaaaaactagttACCAATCAAAAGCATTTTTGGCCTTTACAGAGTTCATCACAAACTCATCATTAATATACCATAAATTGAACGGAGAGAAATAGAATACCATAAATTGAACGGAGAGAAATAGAAGGGAACAGAAAATAGAGAGATGGGAGCTTTCATGAACTCTCAAATGAATTAATATCACACagtagaaataataaatacgtTTTGAGGCTTTTGGACACTATCACAACTCATTTGTAGTTCAGCCAACAATCCCAACGACAACCACATGTTCTTCCCCCCAAAGGAATCTGAAACAGCGAACTCTCCCACACCTAAACAATTACTTGTTGAATGTAGAACATTTACAGTCCTTCAAAAGGACGATCGACCCGACGACTTTACATTAAGGGTTATTCCTAACAGTATGAACTAAACAGCAGCATCAACAATATACCTCTCAAATTATTCTCCACTGATCATTAGTGATTGGCATGGTACCCTCTTGATTTCGACAAAAGTCGAAAATTCGTCATTCATCGGTTGCTTCCATGGCTCTCCATCCATCTGCAGAAATGCATTTCTCCATTCTCCACCTCGAAGTTCGAATCGAATTGCTGCAGCCTGTATGCAAAAACAATTTTAccaacatttttcaatttgcATCCATTCCCCTATACTTTCCTTCAACTCTTCAAGAGTTTTGactaataatttgattaataaacCAACATGGTTGAATTACCTGAACAATATGTTTAGCAGAGATGAGCTCTCCCATGACAAGTGATGCATGCCATCCTTGCTTTAGACCAAAAACTTCTAGAAGTCCATCATCAACATGTGCCTCCACAAACCCTCTctaaagacaaaataaaaaatgtgaaaggTAAGTATTCCTTTCCTGGAAGTGGTATTTATGGTTTTCAATAACGAATTTAGAagtagagagaaatatggCAGGTTACGGTAGGATATTATAATACCATACACAGATGAACtactaaactttttttttactccgCTCTCTTCCAAAGCAACCTCAACAAGGAATGTGAttccaaaatgaaaatctagGTAAACTCCTATTCCTCAGGACAGGAATCACAATAAAAAGGGCCAATGCAATA
The nucleotide sequence above comes from Cucurbita pepo subsp. pepo cultivar mu-cu-16 chromosome LG11, ASM280686v2, whole genome shotgun sequence. Encoded proteins:
- the LOC111805822 gene encoding probable receptor-like serine/threonine-protein kinase At5g57670; translated protein: MGFSSPLNILVGIPSNDVDQSKELLSWAITVLAHQHDCIVATHVLVIDDTKKRGSTSMTMKIQSQLRRAKAYVISILGEFASISQSKQVNLEARVGFNSSIGRGLIEEMNSISADFLVLRGARNRSNSITRYCFENAPEKCTLVFLGKQELEHSLQSKGEVFRAQKTERNRADDEVEASGDSISNSTTEDDSSTSGDCSTIGSPPPLSSPLKSQSGDRRQRLSPCKLISSFIGSPFRKRNCSFAEKRSAQPLLRCFSYEMILNATNNFHPENMVGRGGYSEVYKGELSDGKMIAVKRLTKNNKDGNKEREFLMELGIIGHVFHPNTASLVGCCIENGLYLIFNFSQNGNLSSALHGKTSKTLEWSVRYKIAVGVARGLHYLHECCKHRIIHRDIKASNVLLGPDYEPQITDFGLAKWLPNKWTHHAVVPIEGTFGYLAPEYFMHGFVDEKTDVFAFGVLLLEIVTGRRPVDSSKQSLLLWAKPLMESGEIGQLADPRLKCYDAKELQRVVLAASCCVRQSSVERPSMNEVLEVLTKGHDSEIAKSLSMPKLSSDDDDNELDDYSMIFGYEIPIDTLLEDYL